The Carassius auratus strain Wakin chromosome 5, ASM336829v1, whole genome shotgun sequence genome includes a window with the following:
- the LOC113077797 gene encoding bone morphogenetic protein 3-like, whose translation MDRCQRLFILLLGWGYLFCGYCAVLKTPFMGFSKDMQFGQKVEAQDKQHAKKAEQDTLSEHMQMLYAKFTSAGFPLKDGNTVRSFKGHLGTINNKQLQIFNLTSLTKSEDVLSATLHYYIGDLQNSSHRCTRHKSCAHHNLRRQGHIRLDVWSFSLVDNTTRTVGHFSINISTMYQDFISWQWKDITRVVNQAKQHDQLLIGIDTDSKGSHSWKKLLSDSSPYILVYANDSAISEPESVVSTLQRHKSRLVPNLHMLEIRNRSASSQHRTKRSANTLLPLQNNELPGPEYPHEIPTWDETSPYDPMESKPVKRPRKKPRKNPRHKNPLLQFDEQTIKKARKKQWNEPKNCARRYLKVDFADIGWSEWIISPKSFDAYYCSGSCQFPMPKSLKPSNHATIQSIVRAVGVVPGIPEPCCVPEKMSSLSILFFDEDKNVVLKVYPNMTVDSCACR comes from the exons ATGGATCGCTGTCAACGACTGTTTATCCTCCTTTTGGGATGGGGTTATCTGTTTTGTGGATACTGTGCTGTGCTTAAAACACCCTTCATGGGTTTCTCAAAAGACATGCAGTTTGGACAAAAAGTGGAAGCGCAAGATAAGCAACATGCAAAGAAAGCCGAGCAGGACACGCTGTCAGAACACATGCAGATGCTCTACGCCAAATTCACCAGCGCGGGATTCCCTCTCAAAGATGGGAACACTGTCCGCAGCTTCAAAGGACATTTGG ggaCTATCAACAATAAGCAGTTACAGATCTTCAACCTCACTTCCCTCACTAAGTCTGAGGACGTTCTCTCAGCAACGCTGCACTACTACATTGGTGACCTGCAGAACAGCAGCCACAGATGCACAAGGCACAAGAGCTGTGCTCACCATAACCTCAGGAGACAAGGTCACATTCGCCTAGATGTCTGGAGCTTCAGCTTGGTGGATAACACAACCAGAACAGTTGGCCATTTCTCCATTAACATCTCCACAATGTACCAGGACTTCATATCATGGCAGTGGAAAGACATTACTCGTGTGGTCAACCAAGCCAAGCAACATGACCAGCTTCTCATAGGCATTGACACCGACTCAAAAGGAAGTCACTCTTGGAAGAAACTCTTGTCTGATAGTTCTCCTTACATTCTGGTCTACGCAAATGACTCAGCTATCTCAGAGCCTGAGAGTGTCGTGTCCACCCTGCAGAGACACAAAAGCAGACTAGTGCCAAATCTTCATATGCTCGAAATACGTAATCGCAGTGCCTCCTCACAACACCGGACCAAGCGGTCTGCCAACACCCTGCTGCCGCTACAGAACAATGAGCTTCCAGGCCCAGAGTACCCTCATGAGATACCTACATGGGACGAGACCAGCCCTTATGATCCAATGGAGAGTAAACCAGTCAAGCGCCCTCGCAAGAAGCCTCGCAAAAATCCACGGCATAAGAACCCTCTCCTGCAGTTTGATGAGCAGACCATCAAGAAAGCACGTAAAAAGCAATGGAACGAGCCAAAGAACTGTGCTCGCAGATATTTAAAGGTTGATTTTGCAGATATCGGCTGGAGCGAGTGGATTATCTCCCCCAAGTCTTTTGATGCGTACTACTGCTCGGGGTCATGTCAGTTCCCCATGCCAAAG TCTCTGAAACCATCTAACCACGCTACCATTCAGAGCATCGTGCGTGCAGTGGGGGTGGTCCCGGGCATCCCAGAGCCCTGCTGTGTACCAGAGAAGATGTCTTCCCTCAGCATCCTCTTCTTTGATGAAGACAAGAACGTGGTACTCAAGGTCTACCCAAACATGACAGTGGACTCCTGTGCCTGTCGGTAA
- the LOC113077808 gene encoding cGMP-dependent protein kinase 2-like, whose product MGNGSMKLNPLKQVRGSAKSKNNGESSSVSQVLRVRVEELENQLKKKDEDLNAKEIQIKHLEEQLAQQRQTISEISDTLRNKCLQLNKLQDALKNQCELGLLPSPIKEKVSQCLTGLLRDTLNRRRGAKAGVSAEPSSRTYDSSGVPKFYFESARVWKEQSVKKLLTDALNKNQYLRRLEVQQVKDMVECMYERTYQQGEYVIKQGEPGNHLFVLADGKLDVYHHNKLLTSIAVWTTFGELAILYNCTRTASVKAGSNVKTWALDREVFHNIMRMTAEARHEQYRNFLRSVSLLASLPGDKLTKIVDCLEVEYYNKGDYIIREGEEGNTFYIIANGKIKVTQSTQDHEEPQIINTLGKGDYFGEKALISDDVRSANIIADEEGVECLVIDRETFSQTVGTFDELKNYLQSYVEHLARDDKKRNAKRSGSCTPPSTPVSHDMIELKERESNFASTIPFSCLEVIATLGVGGFGRVELVKVKNANETFALKCIKKRHIVDNRQEEHIYSERRILLETNSPFIVKMYCTFKDNKYVYMLLEACLGGEIWSLLRDRGSFDEYTAKFCVGCVTEAFDYLHNNSIIYRDLKPENLMLDTDGYVKLVDFGFAKKLRCGQKTWTFCGTPEYVAPEIILNKGHGLSVDFWSLGILIFELLTGSPPFTGSDQMIIYTFILKGIEKMDFPKKITKRPGDLIRKLCRQNPSERLGNLKNGITDIKKHRWFTGFSWSGMKSRSLISPLKREVKGPTDHSYFDSYPPEEEIPPDEMSGWDTDF is encoded by the exons ATGGGAAATGGCTCGATGAAGCTGAACCCTCTAAAGCAGGTCAGAGGCTCTGCCAAATCCAAAAACAATGGAGAATCAAGCTCAGTTTCTCAAGTTCTCAGAGTTAGAGTGGAAGAATTAGAGAATCAGCTGAAGAAGAAGGATGAAGACCTGAATGCCAAGGAGATTCAGATCAAACATCTAGAGGAGCAGCTGGCCCAACAGAGACAGACCATCTCTGAGATCTCTGACACTTTGAGGAACAAGTGTCTCCAACTCAACAAGCTCCAGGATGCACTGAAGAATCAATGCGAACTAGGTCTCCTGCCATCACCTATCAAGGAAAAGGTCAGTCAGTGTCTCACTGGCCTGCTCAGAGATACCCTCAATAGGAGGAGAGGAGCCAAAGCTGGAGTTTCTGCAGAACCTTCATCCAGAACGTATGATTCCAGCGGTGTTCCAAAGTTCTACTTTGAGAGTGCACGAGTCTGGAAAGAGCAAAG TGTAAAGAAGCTCCTCACAGATGCTTTGAATAAGAACCAGTATCTGAGACGACTGGAAGTGCAACAGGTCAAAGACATGGTGGAATGCATGTATGAGAGGACGTACCAGCAGGGAGAATACGTCATTAAACAAGGAGAGCCAGGAAACCACCTGTTTGTGCTTGCAG ATGGCAAGCTGGATGTCTATCATCACAACAAACTGCTCACATCGATAGCAGTCTGGACCACATTTGGTGAATTAGCCATATTGTACAATTGCACCAGGACTGCCTCGGTCAAAG CTGGCAGCAATGTGAAGACATGGGCCCTCGATCGAGAAGTCTTTCACAACATCATGCGGATGACTGCCGAGGCTCGACACGAGCAATACCGCAACTTCCTGAGGAG tgtttcacTTCTTGCCAGTCTTCCTGGGGACAAACTAACTAAGATTGTGGACTGCTTAGAGGTG GAATACTATAATAAAGGTGACTACATCATCCGGGAAGGAGAAGAAGGAAACACCTTTTATATAATTGCCAATGGAAAG ATTAAAGTCACACAGAGCACACAGGATCATGAAGAGCCTCAGATCATCAACACCTTGGGGAAAGGGGATTATTTCGGCGAGAAGGCCCTCATCAG CGATGATGTCAGATCTGCGAATATAATCGCAGATGAGGAGGGTGTGGAATGCCTTGTCATTGATCGAGA AACCTTCAGTCAGACTGTCGGAACTTTTGATGAGCTTAAAAATTACCTCCAGAGCTATGTCGAACATTTAGCACGGGATGATAAGAAAAGAAATGCAAA GAGGTCAGGAAGCTGCACTCCTCCCTCCACACCTGTGTCACATGATATGATtgagctgaaagagagagagagcaacttTGCATCCACTATACCCTTCAGCTGCCTCGAGGTCATTGCCACGCTGGGCGTTGGAGGCTTTGGCAGAGTTGAATTG GTGAAGGTGAAGAACGCGAATGAGACGTTTGCGCTGAAATGCATCAAGAAACGGCATATTGTGGATAACAGACAGGAAGAGCACATTTACTCTGAGAGGAGGATCTTGCTTGAGACAAACTCTCCTTTCATTGTGAA AATGTACTGCACTTTTAAAGACAACAAGTATGTGTACATGCTGTTGGAGGCGTGTTTGGGTGGCGAGATCTGGAGTCTTCTTAGAGACAG GGGGAGTTTTGATGAGTACACTGCCAAGTTCTGTGTGGGCTGCGTGACAGAGGCCTTCGACTACCTCCACAACAACAGCATCATATACAGAGACCTGAAGCCTGAGAATCTCATGCTGGACACAGATGGATATGTCAAGTTG GTGGATTTTGGCTTTGCTAAAAAGCTCCGGTGTGGCCAGAAGACCTGGACGTTCTGTGGGACTCCAGAGTATGTTGCGCCTGAAATCATTCTCAATAAAGGACACGGACTCAGTGTGGACTTCTGGTCTCTTGGAATCCTGATTTTTGAACTTCTTACAGGAAG CCCTCCATTTACCGGCTCTGATCAGATGATTATATACACATTCATTCTGAAAGGAATTGAGAAGATGGACTTCCCTAAAAAGATCACCAAGAGGCCAGGTGACCTTATTCGAAAGCTGTGCAG ACAAAACCCTTCAGAGCGACTGGGAAATTTGAAGAATGGAATAACTGATATTAAAAAACACAG ATGGTTTACAGGATTTAGCTGGAGTGGTATGAAATCCAGAAGTCTGATATCACCACTTAaaagagag gTGAAGGGACCCACTGACCACAGTTACTTTGACAGTTATCCTCCTGAAGAAGAAATCCCTCCAGATGAAATGTCGGGGTGGGACACAGACTTCTAA